One part of the Azospirillum sp. B510 genome encodes these proteins:
- a CDS encoding nuclear transport factor 2 family protein, translating into MTDDIERQERRRKGLDGWAGFFETLGHATLDRLPALTVPEVRFRDPFNDAHGRDALRAVLLHTLDGCRDLRFTVTHRLFADDLAILRWRFEATVTGVGRMDVIGTSEVRQADDGRVSEHIDHWDSGEHLYLRLPLLGAPLRLIRRRLGAVPPE; encoded by the coding sequence ATGACCGACGACATCGAACGGCAGGAGCGCAGAAGGAAGGGGCTGGATGGCTGGGCCGGCTTCTTCGAGACGCTCGGCCACGCCACGCTCGACCGGCTGCCGGCGCTGACGGTGCCGGAGGTGCGGTTCCGCGACCCCTTCAACGACGCCCATGGCCGCGACGCGCTGCGGGCGGTGCTGCTCCACACGCTCGACGGCTGCCGCGATCTGCGCTTCACCGTCACCCACCGGCTGTTCGCCGACGATCTGGCGATCCTGCGCTGGCGCTTCGAGGCGACGGTCACCGGCGTCGGCCGGATGGACGTGATCGGCACCAGCGAGGTGCGGCAGGCTGACGACGGCCGGGTGAGCGAGCATATCGACCATTGGGATTCGGGCGAGCATCTCTATCTGCGCCTGCCGCTGCTGGGCGCGCCGCTGCGCCTCATTCGGCGGCGGTTGGGGGCCGTGCCGCCGGAGTGA
- a CDS encoding SDR family NAD(P)-dependent oxidoreductase, whose protein sequence is MDATTERRGAEPQGVTWITGASSGIGRALAIHLANAGARVALSARSAEALTATVQAVPDRMRPFPLDVTDRDATAAAVETIERGFGPIGRAVLNAGTHIPMSLEDFSADTARRLIEVNYMGVVHGLEALLPRMRARGRGQVAVVASVAGYRGLPTAAAYGPTKAALINLCESLKPDCDRAGIRLQLVCPGFIDTPLTARNRFAMPDLMAAEDAARELAAGLDGDGFEISFPRRFTRKLKLARCLPYRLYFPLLRKATGA, encoded by the coding sequence ATGGATGCGACAACGGAGCGGCGCGGAGCCGAACCGCAAGGCGTCACCTGGATCACCGGCGCCAGCAGCGGCATCGGCCGGGCGCTGGCGATCCATCTTGCCAACGCGGGGGCGCGGGTGGCGCTCTCCGCCCGCTCGGCGGAGGCGCTGACGGCCACGGTCCAGGCGGTGCCGGACCGGATGCGCCCGTTCCCGCTGGACGTCACCGACCGCGATGCCACCGCCGCCGCCGTCGAGACCATCGAGCGCGGCTTCGGCCCCATCGGCCGGGCGGTGCTGAACGCCGGCACCCACATCCCGATGTCGCTGGAGGATTTCTCCGCCGACACCGCCCGCCGGCTGATCGAGGTCAATTATATGGGCGTGGTCCATGGGCTGGAGGCGCTGCTGCCGCGGATGCGCGCCCGCGGGCGCGGACAGGTGGCGGTGGTCGCCTCGGTCGCCGGCTATCGCGGCCTGCCGACGGCGGCGGCCTATGGCCCGACCAAGGCGGCGCTGATCAACCTGTGCGAATCGCTGAAACCCGACTGCGACCGCGCCGGGATCAGGCTGCAACTGGTCTGTCCGGGATTCATCGACACGCCGCTGACCGCCCGCAACCGCTTCGCCATGCCGGACCTGATGGCGGCGGAGGATGCCGCCCGCGAATTGGCGGCCGGGCTTGACGGCGACGGCTTCGAGATCAGCTTTCCCAGACGTTTCACCCGCAAGCTGAAGCTGGCGCGCTGCCTGCCCTATCGGCTTTACTTCCCCCTGCTGCGCAAGGCGACCGGAGCATGA